A genomic window from Halomonas sp. LR3S48 includes:
- the aguA gene encoding agmatine deiminase, with amino-acid sequence MNQPLIDSPAVGSSPRVHGFAMPAEFAPHDACWMLWPQRPDTWRYGAKPAQQAFVEVATAIAESETVYVGVNDDQYENARHQLPPQVRVVEISSNDAWMRDVGPTFLTHPDGRLAMVDWEFNAWGGLKGGLYFPWDKDKRIRTKIAEMLGIERFKAPVVLEGGAIHVDGEGTLLTTEECLLNPNRNPGLSRAEMEQVLQDTLGIEKVIWLPRGCHLDETDGHVDNLCCFVAPGEVVLTWCDDEDDPQHAISREALAVLESATDARGRRLHVHKLPQPGPLFIEEDEASGLDRLNSSHPRRPGDRMAGSYVNFYIGNSVVVMPLLDPVHDGQARDILQGLFPDRRVIGVPAREILLGGGNIHCITQQQPRAISLR; translated from the coding sequence ATGAACCAGCCACTCATTGACTCTCCCGCTGTTGGATCCTCCCCCCGGGTCCACGGATTCGCCATGCCGGCGGAGTTCGCCCCCCACGACGCCTGCTGGATGCTGTGGCCCCAGCGGCCCGACACCTGGCGCTATGGCGCCAAGCCGGCCCAGCAGGCCTTCGTCGAGGTGGCTACCGCCATCGCCGAGAGCGAGACGGTCTACGTCGGGGTCAACGATGATCAGTACGAGAATGCCCGCCACCAGTTGCCGCCGCAGGTGAGGGTGGTGGAGATTTCTAGTAATGATGCCTGGATGCGTGACGTGGGGCCCACCTTCCTGACTCACCCGGACGGTCGTCTGGCCATGGTGGACTGGGAGTTCAACGCCTGGGGCGGCCTCAAGGGAGGGCTCTACTTCCCTTGGGACAAGGACAAGCGCATCCGCACCAAGATCGCCGAGATGCTCGGCATCGAGCGCTTCAAGGCGCCAGTGGTGCTGGAGGGCGGCGCCATCCACGTCGACGGCGAAGGCACGCTGCTGACCACGGAAGAGTGTTTGCTCAACCCCAACCGCAACCCGGGCCTGAGTCGCGCCGAGATGGAGCAGGTACTGCAGGACACCCTGGGCATCGAGAAGGTCATCTGGCTGCCGCGGGGCTGCCACCTGGACGAGACCGATGGCCACGTCGACAATCTGTGCTGCTTCGTCGCCCCCGGCGAGGTGGTGCTGACCTGGTGCGATGACGAGGACGACCCCCAGCACGCCATCAGCCGGGAGGCGCTGGCCGTGCTGGAGTCCGCCACCGATGCCCGAGGCCGCAGACTACACGTGCACAAGCTGCCCCAGCCGGGTCCGCTTTTCATCGAGGAGGACGAGGCCAGCGGCCTGGACCGTCTCAACAGTTCCCATCCGCGTCGCCCCGGGGATCGCATGGCGGGCTCCTACGTCAATTTCTATATCGGCAATTCGGTGGTGGTCATGCCGCTACTGGACCCGGTCCACGACGGGCAGGCCCGCGATATTCTCCAGGGACTGTTTCCCGACAGGCGTGTGATCGGCGTGCCGGCCCGGGAGATCCTGCTCGGCGGTGGCAACATCCATTGCATCACCCAGCAGCAGCCCCGCGCTATCTCGCTGCGGTGA
- a CDS encoding aldehyde dehydrogenase translates to MSRSPSPRTRDDWQALAEDLSLESRAFIDDAFVDAYSGDTFESRNPATGAILAQVASCDEPDAERAVAAAREAFAGGEWSRLAPGKRKRVLLRLADLMEAHKHELALIDTLDMGKPVSSSLGDMAGAIACIRYQAECIDKLYGEVAPTGEDSLALVLREPIGVVAAIVPWNFPLMMTAWKIAPALAAGNSVILKPSEKSPLSALRLAQLAKEAGLPKGVFQVLPGFGHTVGKALALSMQVDCLAFTGSTAVGKQLMQYAGQSNLKRVYLECGGKSPNIVFADCKNLDQVASHAAAAIFHNQGEVCIAGSRLLVENAIREEFVERVLKAAENMQPGDPLDPQSFMGAIVDETQHRRILDYIRQGVEEGARLRSGGQALEGPGLFIPPTIFDGVTPAMAIGREEIFGPVLAVFGFDSEEEAVAMANDTPYGLAAGLWSQDIDRIMRVTRRLQSGQVFVNNWAGGDQTMPFGGVKQSGNGRDKSHHSLEEYSELKSVWISLA, encoded by the coding sequence GTGAGCCGTTCGCCATCCCCCCGTACCCGTGACGACTGGCAGGCCCTGGCTGAGGACCTGTCCCTGGAGAGCCGAGCCTTCATCGACGACGCCTTCGTCGACGCCTACAGCGGTGATACCTTCGAATCGCGCAATCCGGCCACCGGCGCGATCCTGGCTCAGGTGGCAAGCTGTGACGAGCCGGACGCCGAGCGCGCCGTGGCGGCGGCGCGAGAAGCCTTTGCCGGCGGCGAGTGGTCTCGCCTGGCGCCTGGCAAGCGCAAGCGGGTGCTGTTGCGCCTGGCGGACCTGATGGAGGCGCACAAGCACGAGCTGGCGCTGATCGACACCCTCGACATGGGCAAGCCGGTTTCCAGCTCGCTGGGCGACATGGCCGGCGCCATCGCCTGCATTCGCTACCAGGCCGAGTGCATCGACAAGCTCTACGGCGAGGTGGCGCCCACCGGCGAGGACTCCCTAGCGCTGGTGTTGCGCGAACCCATCGGCGTGGTGGCGGCCATCGTGCCATGGAATTTCCCGCTGATGATGACCGCGTGGAAGATCGCCCCGGCGCTGGCCGCCGGCAACAGCGTGATCCTCAAGCCCTCGGAGAAGTCGCCGCTCTCGGCGCTGCGACTGGCGCAGCTGGCCAAGGAAGCCGGCCTGCCCAAGGGCGTGTTCCAGGTGCTGCCCGGCTTCGGTCACACCGTGGGCAAGGCCCTGGCCCTCTCCATGCAGGTCGACTGCCTGGCCTTCACCGGCTCCACCGCGGTGGGCAAGCAGCTCATGCAGTACGCCGGGCAGTCCAACCTCAAGCGGGTCTACCTGGAGTGCGGCGGCAAGTCGCCCAATATCGTCTTCGCCGACTGCAAGAACCTTGACCAGGTGGCGAGCCACGCCGCCGCCGCGATCTTCCACAACCAGGGCGAGGTGTGCATCGCCGGCTCGCGGCTGCTGGTGGAGAACGCGATTCGCGAGGAGTTCGTGGAGCGCGTCTTGAAGGCGGCGGAGAACATGCAGCCCGGTGATCCGCTGGATCCGCAGAGCTTCATGGGCGCCATCGTCGACGAGACACAGCATCGGCGTATCCTCGACTATATTCGCCAGGGCGTGGAAGAGGGTGCGCGGCTGCGCAGTGGCGGCCAGGCACTGGAGGGGCCGGGGCTGTTCATCCCGCCGACCATCTTCGACGGCGTAACTCCGGCAATGGCCATCGGCCGCGAGGAGATCTTCGGCCCGGTACTGGCGGTGTTCGGCTTCGACAGCGAGGAAGAGGCCGTGGCCATGGCCAACGACACGCCCTACGGGCTTGCCGCGGGGCTGTGGAGTCAGGACATCGATCGCATCATGCGCGTGACGCGGCGGCTGCAGTCGGGCCAGGTATTCGTCAACAACTGGGCCGGCGGTGACCAGACCATGCCCTTCGGCGGGGTCAAGCAGTCGGGCAACGGCCGCGACAAGTCGCATCACAGCCTGGAGGAGTACTCCGAGCTCAAGAGTGTGTGGATCTCGCTCGCCTGA
- a CDS encoding gamma-glutamyl-gamma-aminobutyrate hydrolase family protein: MPSRPLVGVIACRREVEGHSAHVVTDKYLSALRSYGLAPVVLPVWQDAVDGDLLAHLDGLLLTGSYSNVEPSRYGAERAPENNRDDLHRDAAALAWIPAAIARDLPLLGICRGFQELNVAYGGTLHQAVQNVPGLIDHREPEADYATRYAPAHDIALQSGGRLVALYPEPHAKVNSLHQQGIDRLGNGLAVEALAPDGLVEAVSVAEASGFALAVQWHPEWRPQEHPLYHAIFQGFATACREHRVRRASAPDTQYLNDDLIQESRS, translated from the coding sequence ATGCCGAGCCGACCCTTGGTGGGTGTCATCGCTTGCCGCCGAGAGGTGGAGGGGCATTCCGCCCACGTGGTGACCGACAAGTACCTGAGCGCACTTCGCTCCTATGGCCTGGCGCCGGTGGTGTTGCCGGTGTGGCAGGATGCCGTCGATGGCGACCTGCTCGCTCATCTGGACGGCCTGCTGCTGACCGGCAGCTATTCCAATGTCGAACCTTCCCGCTACGGTGCCGAGCGAGCGCCGGAGAACAATCGCGATGACCTGCATCGCGATGCCGCCGCGCTGGCCTGGATTCCCGCCGCCATCGCGCGTGATCTGCCGCTGCTGGGTATCTGTCGGGGCTTTCAGGAGCTGAACGTGGCCTATGGTGGCACACTGCACCAGGCGGTACAGAACGTGCCAGGTCTCATCGATCATCGCGAGCCGGAAGCCGACTATGCGACCCGCTATGCGCCAGCGCACGACATCGCGCTTCAATCCGGTGGCCGCCTGGTGGCGCTCTATCCCGAACCGCATGCTAAGGTCAATTCATTGCATCAGCAGGGCATTGACCGACTGGGCAATGGACTTGCCGTGGAGGCGCTGGCGCCGGATGGCCTGGTCGAGGCGGTCTCGGTGGCCGAGGCCTCAGGGTTTGCCCTGGCAGTGCAGTGGCATCCCGAGTGGCGTCCCCAGGAGCATCCGCTTTACCACGCGATTTTCCAGGGCTTCGCTACGGCTTGCCGAGAGCATCGCGTGCGTCGGGCCTCGGCGCCGGACACGCAATACCTCAATGATGATCTCATACAGGAGTCCCGATCGTGA
- a CDS encoding glutamine synthetase family protein, translating to MPSLSADQAREFLERYPDIDSIDLLISDLNGVMRGKRIPRDNLDKACRLGINLPASVFALDINGHTVEATGLGLATGDSDRICRPLAGSLMPTPWLRDGRQAQLLLTMFEPDDTPFFADPRQVLSRQLERLRRRGLTPVAAVEMEFYLLDRERTPEGQIQPPRSPRSGERATQSQLYSIGELDEYADFLEDVQRSALCQNLPLDTTLKECAPGQFEITLGHCNDALKACDSAVLLKRLIKGVALNHGFEATFMAKPYGREAGNGTHVHLSMLDDGGRNVFAAENGDPLGSETLHQAIAGLLDLMPASMAICAPNLNSFRRFQPGLYVPMTPTWGFDNRSVALRIPSGGNDARRIEHRVAGADVNPYLLLAVLLASIEHGIGQRLVPPPPVEGNAYEQFEPTLTNSWHQALDLLGASEPLKNALGSDFVHVFIANRRAEREQAMQSVSQLEYAWYLRHV from the coding sequence ATGCCGTCGCTCAGCGCTGACCAGGCCCGGGAGTTTCTCGAGCGCTATCCCGACATTGACAGCATCGACCTGCTGATCAGCGACCTCAATGGCGTCATGCGTGGCAAACGCATCCCTCGCGACAACCTGGACAAGGCCTGCCGCCTGGGCATCAATCTTCCGGCTTCGGTCTTTGCCCTGGACATCAATGGCCATACCGTCGAAGCCACCGGGCTGGGGCTGGCCACGGGGGACAGCGACCGAATCTGCCGGCCCTTGGCAGGCTCGCTCATGCCGACGCCGTGGCTGCGCGACGGACGCCAGGCGCAGCTGCTGCTGACCATGTTCGAACCCGACGATACGCCCTTCTTCGCCGACCCTCGCCAGGTGCTGTCGCGCCAACTGGAGCGACTGCGCCGCCGTGGCCTGACGCCCGTCGCGGCCGTGGAAATGGAGTTCTATCTGCTGGATCGCGAACGCACCCCCGAGGGACAAATCCAGCCGCCACGCTCCCCTCGCAGCGGCGAACGTGCAACTCAGAGCCAGCTCTACTCGATCGGCGAGCTCGACGAATATGCTGACTTCCTCGAGGACGTGCAGCGCTCGGCACTCTGCCAGAACCTGCCGCTGGACACGACACTAAAGGAGTGCGCCCCGGGCCAGTTCGAGATCACGCTCGGCCACTGCAACGATGCGCTCAAGGCTTGCGACAGTGCCGTGCTGCTGAAGCGCTTGATCAAGGGCGTGGCCCTTAATCATGGCTTCGAAGCCACCTTCATGGCCAAGCCCTACGGTCGCGAGGCCGGCAACGGTACCCATGTGCACCTCAGTATGCTCGATGACGGCGGTCGCAACGTCTTCGCTGCCGAGAACGGCGATCCGCTCGGCAGCGAGACCCTGCACCAGGCCATCGCCGGACTGCTCGACTTGATGCCGGCCTCAATGGCGATCTGTGCCCCCAATCTCAATTCATTCCGGCGCTTCCAACCTGGCCTCTACGTGCCCATGACACCCACCTGGGGTTTCGACAACCGCTCGGTGGCGCTGCGCATACCTTCGGGCGGCAACGATGCACGGCGTATCGAACACCGGGTCGCCGGCGCGGACGTCAACCCTTATCTCTTGCTGGCCGTGCTGCTGGCAAGCATCGAGCATGGCATCGGCCAGCGACTGGTCCCGCCACCTCCCGTCGAGGGTAATGCCTACGAGCAGTTCGAGCCCACGCTGACCAACAGCTGGCACCAGGCTCTCGATCTGCTGGGGGCGAGCGAACCGCTGAAGAACGCCCTGGGCAGTGACTTCGTACACGTCTTCATCGCCAACCGGCGGGCCGAACGAGAACAGGCCATGCAGTCGGTGAGCCAGCTCGAGTATGCCTGGTACCTGCGCCACGTTTGA